Proteins found in one Triticum aestivum cultivar Chinese Spring chromosome 4D, IWGSC CS RefSeq v2.1, whole genome shotgun sequence genomic segment:
- the LOC123098882 gene encoding 4-coumarate--CoA ligase-like 4 produces the protein MATAAAAADPRSGYCAATGAFRSKRAEVPLPAGRDLDVVTFLASRRHSGVVALVDASTGRRTTFAELWRAVAGAATALAAPPFGLRKGHVALILSPNSVHFPVAALAAMSLGAVVTTANPLNTAAEVAKQVADARPVLAFTTRDLLPKLPRAADGLRVVLLESSSSPAPADPRIVATIDEISATAPDPARRRDRVTQDDQATLLYSSGTTGPSKGVVATHRNLISMVQIVMNRFRLEDSDTTETFLCTVPMFHVYGLVAFATGLLGCGATIVVLSKFELPEMLRCISAYGVTYLPLVPPILVAMVAHPKPLPLGNLRKVLSGGAPLSKELIEGFREKYPQVEILQGYGLTESTAIGASTDSAEESRRYGTAGLLSPNTEAKIVDPDTGEALPVNRTGELWIRGPYVMKGYFNNTEATQATVTPDGWLKTGDLCYIDEDGYLFVVDRLKELIKYKGYQVPPAELEALLLTHPEVSDVAVIPFPDRDVGQFPMAYVVRKKGSNLSAQEVMEFVAKQVAPYKKVRKVAFVTDIPKNASGKILRKDLIKLATSKL, from the exons atggccacggcggcggcggcggcggacccgCGGAGCGGCTACTGCGCCGCGACGGGCGCGTTCCGGAGCAAGCGCGCGGAGGTGCCGCTCCCGGCGGGCCGGGACCTGGACGTGGTCACCTTCCTCGCCTCCCGCCGCCACTCGGGCGTCGTCGCGCTCGTCGACGCCTCCACGGGCCGCCGCACCACCTTCGCCGAGCTCTGGCGGGCGGTCGCCGGCGCCGCCACCGCGCTCGCCGCGCCGCCCTTCGGCCTCCGCAAGGGCCACGTCGCGCTCATCCTCTCCCCCAACTCGGTCCACTTCCCCGTCGCCGCGCTCGCCGCCATGTCGCTCGGCGCCGTCGTCACCACCGCCAACCCGCTCAACACCGCCGCCGAGGTCGCCAAGCAGGTCGCCGACGCCCGCCCCGTCCTCGCCTTCACCACCCGCGACCTCCTCCCcaagctcccccgcgccgccgacgGCCTCCGCGTCGTGCTCCtcgagtcctcctcctctcccgctccCGCCGACCCGCGCATCGTCGCCACCATCGACGAGATCTCCGCCACGGCGCCCGACCCCGCGCGCCGCCGGGACCGCGTCACGCAGGACGACCAGGCCACGCTGCTCTACTCCTCCGGCACCACGGGGCCCAGCAAGGGCGTCGTCGCCACGCACCGGAACCTCATCTCCATGGTCCAGATCGTCATGAACCGCTTCCGCCTCGAGGACTCGGACACCACCGAGACCTTCCTCTGCACGGTGCCCATGTTCCACGTCTACGGCCTCGTCGCCTTCGCCACCGGCCTGCTCGGCTGCGGCGCCACCATCGTCGTGCTCTCCAAGTTCGAGCTCCCCGAGATGCTGCGCTGCATCAGCGCCTACGGGGTCACCTACCTGCCGCTCGTGCCGCCCATCCTCGTCGCCATGGTCGCGCACCCCAAGCCGCTGCCTCTGGGCAACCTGCGCAAGGTGCTCTCCGGCGGCGCGCCGCTCAGCAAGGAGCTCATCGAAGGCTTCAGGGAGAAGTACCCGCAGGTGGAGATCCTGCAGGGGTACGGGCTGACGGAGAGCACGGCCATCGGCGCGTCCACGGACTCGGCCGAGGAGAGCCGCCGGTACGGGACCGCCGGGCTCCTGTCGCCCAACACCGAGGCCAAGATCGTCGACCCTGATACCGGCGAGGCGCTGCCGGTGAACCGCACCGGCGAGCTCTGGATCAGGGGACCCTACGTCATGAAAG GATACTTCAACAACACAGAGGCAACACAGGCGACGGTGACGCCCGATGGATGGCTCAAGACCGGAGACCTCTGTTACATAGACGAGGATGGCTATCTCTTCGTGGTGGACCGTCTGAAAGAGTTGATCAAATACAAAGGCTATCAG GTGCCTCCGGCAGAGTTGGAAGCTCTTCTGCTGACACATCCAGAGGTTTCCGATGTTGCTGTCATTCC GTTTCCGGACAGGGATGTCGGTCAGTTCCCGATGGCCTATGTCGTGAGGAAGAAAGGGAGCAACCTGTCAGCCCAGGAGGTGATGGAGTTTGTGGCGAAACAG GTAGCACCTTACAAGAAGGTCAGGAAGGTGGCATTCGTGACGGACATCCCCAAGAATGCGTCTGGCAAGATACTGAGGAAGGATCTTATCAAGCTCGCGACGTCCAAGCTGTGA
- the LOC123098881 gene encoding probable signal recognition particle 43 kDa protein, chloroplastic: MEAVLRHPSLSRLKAPNPAAHRTQHLSITVPRRPRVPKRRLAAAAALFQDQTNPRTAAASKGGDEEDEEGYGEVDRIVSSRTVKNAVFAEDGSATTVTATEYLVEWKDGHEPTWIPAEAIAADVVAEYETPWWDAAKKADADALGALLADEALRRDPDAEDAQGRTAMHFAAGLGSEECLRLLAEAGADVGHAERAGGGLTPLHIAAGYGRATGVRALLELGADAEGPDGKGRTPLELVQEVLAATPKGVPAAFERRQALEAAAKELEKAVYEWGEVEKVVDGRGEGKWREYLVEWRDGGDREWVKAPWVAEDLVKDFEAGLEYGVAEAVVDRRQAADGDGDGRWEYLVKWVDTEEATWEPAENVDAELVQEFERQQPGNGGAAPPAETFAG; encoded by the coding sequence atggaggccgtcctGCGACATCCATCCCTTTCCCGCCTCAAAGCCCCGAACCCAGCTGCTCACAGAACCCAGCACCTCTCCATCACCGTCCCTCGCCGTCCTCGCGTCCccaagcgccgcctcgccgccgccgccgcgctgttcCAGGACCAGACCAACCCAAGAACCGCGGCAGCAAGCAAGGGGGGcgatgaagaagacgaggagggGTACGGAGAGGTGGACCGCATCGTCTCCAGCCGAACCGTCAAGAACGCGGTGTTCGCGGAGGACGGCTCGGCCACCACCGTCACCGCCACCGAGTACCTCGTCGAGTGGAAGGACGGGCACGAGCCGACCTGGATCCCGGCGGAGGCGATAGCCGCGGACGTAGTGGCGGAGTACGAGACGCCGTGGTGGGATGCCGCCAAGAAGGCCGACGCGGATGCGCTGGGCGCGCTGCTGGCGGACGAGGCGCTGCGGCGGGACCCGGACGCCGAGGACGCGCAGGGGCGCACCGCGATGCACTTCGCGGCGGGGCTCGGGTCCGAGGAGTGCCTGCGCTTGCTCGCGGAGGCGGGGGCGGACGTGGGCCACGCGGAGCGCGCGGGCGGCGGGCTGACGCCGCTGCACATCGCGGCGGGGTACGGCCGGGCGACGGGCGTGCGCGCGCTGCTGGAGCTGGGCGCCGACGCGGAGGGCCCCGACGGGAAGGGCCGGACGCCGCTGGAGCTGGTGCAGGAGGTGCTGGCTGCGACGCCCAAGGGCGTCCCGGCGGCGTTCGAGCGGCGCCAGGCgctcgaggcggcggcgaaggAGCTGGAGAAGGCCGTGTACGAGTGGGGCGAGGTGGAGAAGGTGGTGGACGGGCGCGGCGAGGGCAAGTGGCGGGAGTACCTGGTGGAGTGGCGCGACGGCGGCGACCGGGAGTGGGTGAAAGCGCCGTGGGTGGCGGAGGACCTGGTGAAGGACTTCGAGGCCGGGCTGGAGTACGGCGTCGCGGAGGCCGTCGTGGACAGGAGGCAGGCGgcggacggcgacggggacggcaggTGGGAGTACCTCGTCAAGTGGGTGGACACCGAGGAGGCGACGTGGGAGCCCGCGGAGAACGTGGATGCCGAGCTCGTGCAGGAGTTCGAGCGGCAACAGCCGGGGAACGGTGGCGCTGCACCGCCGGCGGAGACATTTGCCGGGTGA